The proteins below are encoded in one region of Pan paniscus chromosome 4, NHGRI_mPanPan1-v2.0_pri, whole genome shotgun sequence:
- the LOC134730447 gene encoding T-box transcription factor TBX1-like, with the protein MAGCRSPALPRGEAAKARREIEHSASGPALLGDPAYTPQLLARVLSTSLPGAAGPAGVPSAGPAKPTPTRNSSWPASALRSRGSRPCLSLHTSPQAQGAGCGLGQPREGLPRCSGGLKGSSSAARMGAEAKEAPRASEVCEGCQYAVTSQ; encoded by the coding sequence atggcgggctgcaggtccccagccctgcctcgcggggaggcagctaaggcccggcgagaaatagAGCACAGCGccagtgggccggcactgctgggggacccggcgtacactccacagctgctggcccgggtgctaagcacctcactgcccggggccgcaGGGCCCGCAGGCGTTCccagtgcggggcccgccaagcccacgcccacccggaactctagctggcccgcaagcgccctGAGAAGCCGCGGTTCCCGCCCGTGCCTTTCCCTCCACACTTCCCCACAAGCCCAGGGAGCCGGCtgcggcctcggccagcccagagaagggTTACCacggtgcagcggcgggctgaagggctcctcaagcgcggccagaatGGGCGCTGAGGCCAAGGAGGCACCGAGAGCCAGCGAGGTCTGTGAGGGCTGCCAgtatgctgtcacctctcaatag